Part of the Nitrospira sp. genome is shown below.
TTTGAGGCCTTGGGACAGACCTACGACAACGTGATCGGGAGCAAATCGTCGCAAAATAGCGCGGCCGCTCCACCGCTGATTCTCGCCGCCCACTACGATACGGTCATTGGATCGCCCGGCGCCGACGACAATGCCAGCGCGCTCACCGTCCTTCTCGAAGTCGCCCGCCGACTCACGCAGACCGCACTGGCGCGACCGGTCCGATTCATGGCCTTTTGCCTCGAAGAAGAAGACCTGCTGGGCAGTCGCGCCTATGTGGCCCATCTTGCCGAGACCGGCCAGTCCGTCTATGGGGCAATCGTCCTTGAATGTGTCGGATATGCCAACGAGCAGGAAGGCTCGCAGCGAACGCCCCCCGGTATTCCCATCGCCGTACCTTCTGTCGGAAACTTTCTCGCGCTGATCGGAAACCAGGCGTCAGCCTCCCTGACCTCCGCGTTGTCGCAAGCCATGGCTCCCGCCATCCCCGTCGTTCCGTTGGTCGTCCCTGGTAACGGGGAACACCTTCCCGACACCAGACGAAGCGACCATACGGCCTTTTGGGAACAGGGCTTCGCCGCCGTGATGGTGACCGACACCGCTAATTTTCGGAATCCGCACTACCATCGATCCACCGATACGGTCGACACCCTTAACCTGAAATTCCTCGCATCCGTGACTGACGCCGTCACGAATGCAGTGCTGGCGCTTGCCGCCATGCCGGAAAGGCCATGATGCCCAAGCCCCTTAGCCGGCCGACACGAGCCGCCGTTTCCCAGCTCTTTGCCCATTTAGACTATACGGCGCTCGGCCCGGTCTATTGTTACGAAGGCGGCGATGAGTTCTGGCAAGCCAAGCGAAAGCCCTGTGAGCGACTGGGCAACCGGATCGCTCGTGCGCTCTACGATCGCCTCGACCCGCATGGCCGGAGCCTCTATGTGGGAGCGGGTGTCGCGGAGCTCCCGCCGCTTCTCATGGAAACGCTCGACCTCCAACGAGAAGTCGAGCCCTATAATCTTCGCCGAACCGAGGTCGCCGCCATCAATCGAG
Proteins encoded:
- a CDS encoding M28 family peptidase → MTDELTTHLAALTRERHPDTSPVALRETAVYLTQQFLRLGLEVTTHRFEALGQTYDNVIGSKSSQNSAAAPPLILAAHYDTVIGSPGADDNASALTVLLEVARRLTQTALARPVRFMAFCLEEEDLLGSRAYVAHLAETGQSVYGAIVLECVGYANEQEGSQRTPPGIPIAVPSVGNFLALIGNQASASLTSALSQAMAPAIPVVPLVVPGNGEHLPDTRRSDHTAFWEQGFAAVMVTDTANFRNPHYHRSTDTVDTLNLKFLASVTDAVTNAVLALAAMPERP